Proteins encoded within one genomic window of Bemisia tabaci chromosome 2, PGI_BMITA_v3:
- the LOC109036148 gene encoding ceramide synthase 5 → MNFSRQPDKLFFSTPFWLPPNVTWDYFERCDTGDGFQFPSVKDLYAAWKYVGPKVGAWAGIQDEERKKPPHVDLLEKAHWSKPWGKWSDNEISALTKQLDWTEEQIREWFKARRKFALPTTLEKFSESFWRCFGFIFILAYGLYVHWSKDWFWDIKLAFKDYPQPVTRDMYWYFLISLANYSAWNISQFWDVPRKDPKLLMLHHFAAVFLLSSSWIGGAHRIGLYTLLIHDVGDVLVETITIHEFSDPENLRMARAFQLDFFAEKNNMLS, encoded by the exons ATGAACTTCTCCCGTCAGCCAGATAAGTTATTTTTTAGTACTCCGTTTTGGCTACCACCGAACGTGACCTGGGACTATTTTGAACGATGCGATACAGGAGATGGCTTTCAATTCCCGAGCGTCAAAGATCTGTACGCCGCCTGGAA ATACGTTGGTCCAAAGGTTGGCGCATGGGCTGGGATACAAGACGAAGAGCGTAAAAAACCGCCACATGTGGACTTGCTAGAAAAAGCCCATTGGTCCAAGCCTTGGGGGAAATGGAGCGACAATGAAATATCAGCGCTTACGAAACAACTTGACTGGACCGAGGAACAAATTAGAGAATGGTTCAAAGCTAGAAGAAAATTCGCATTGCCTACGACTTTagagaaattcagtgaaagttt TTGGCGTTGTTTCGGCTTCATATTCATTCTTGCGTATGGTTTATACGTTCACTGGTCTAAAGATTGGTTTTGGGACATCAAACTTGCCTTCAAAGATTACCCCCAG CCGGTTACAAGGGACATGTATTGGTACTTCCTCATATCACTGGCGAATTACTCCGCGTGGAATATCTCACAATTCTGGGATGTGCCAAGGAAGGACCCGAAGCTCTTAATGCTCCATCATTTTGCAGCGGTGTTCCTGTTGTCATCATCATGGATCGGTGGCGCGCATAGAATCGGCCTCTACACATTATTAATTCATGATGTCGGTGATGTATTGGTGGAG actATTACCATTCATGAGTTCAGTGACCCTGAGAACCTGCGCATGGCTCGAGCTTTTCAATTAGATTTCTTCGCTGAAAAGAATAATATGCTGtcttag